A DNA window from Brassica napus cultivar Da-Ae chromosome C1, Da-Ae, whole genome shotgun sequence contains the following coding sequences:
- the LOC106445767 gene encoding ATP phosphoribosyltransferase 1, chloroplastic-like yields MSMSILLPTNLQQCPSPSFSPSTPLLSPSPSTAFSFVGTSRRCLRLVTCCVSSVQSSVANGSAPAAVIVERDQIRLGLPSKGRMAADSVDLLKDCQLFVKQVNPRQYVAQIPQLPNTEVWFQRPKDIVRKLLSGDLDLGIVGLDTVCEYGQENEDLIIVHEALNFGDCHLSIAIPNYGIFENINSLKELADMPQWSEERPLRVATGFTYLGPKFMEENGIKHVTFSTADGALEAAPAMGIADAILDLVSSGTTLKENNLKEIEGGVVLESQAALVASRRALTDRKGALKTVHEILERLEAHLKADGQFTVVANMRGNNAQEVAERVLSQPSLSGLQGPTISPVYCTQNGKVSIDYYAIVICVPKKALYESVKQLRAVGGSGVLVSPLTYIFDVDTPRWGQLLRNLNL; encoded by the exons ATGTCAATGTCTATCCTTCTCCCCACCAATTTACAACAATGCCCTTCTCCTTCCTTCTCGCCGTCAACCCCACTACTCTCCCCGTCTCCTTCCACCGCTTTCTCCTTCGTCGGAACTAGCCGGAGATGCCTCCGACTGGTCACCTGTTGCGTCTCTTCCGTTCAAAGCTCCGTCGCGAACGGCTCCGCTCCCGCCGCCGTTATCGTGGAGAGAGACCAGATTCGTCTTGGTCTTCCTAGTAAAGGACGCATGGCCGCCGACTCCGTCGATCTTCTAAAG GACTGTCAACTTTTCGTCAAACAAGTCAATCCTAGGCAATACGTTGCACAAATTCCCCAG TTACCAAACACTGAAGTCTGGTTTCAACGGCCAAAAGACATTGTCAGGAAGTTACTCTCTGGAGATCTGGATCTAGGTATCGTTGGTCTTGACACAGTTTGTGAATATGGTCAG GAAAATGAAGATCTTATCATTGTCCATGAAGCTCTCAACTTTGGAGACTGTCATCTATCCATTGCG ATACCCAACTATGGCATTTTTGAGAACATAAATTCTCTCAAGGAGCTAGCTGATATGCCACAGTGGAGTGAGGAGAGACCATTACGCGTTGCTACTGGCTTCACTTAT CTCGGCCCCAAATTTATGGAAGAAAACGGCATAAAGCATGTGACTTTTTCAACTGCAGACGGAGCTTTGGAGGCAGCTCCGGCG ATGGGAATAGCTGATGCCATATTGGACCTTGTGAGTAGTGGGACAACACTCAAAGAGAACAACTTAAAAGAGATTGAAGGAGGGGTTGTGCTGGAAAGCCAG GCCGCACTTGTGGCAAGCAGAAGAGCATTGACCGATAGAAAAGGAGCATTAAAAACAGTTCACGAGATCCTCGAAAGATTGGAGGCGCATCTTAAGGCAGATGGCCAATTCACC GTTGTTGCAAACATGAGAGGAAATAATGCTCAAGAAGTGGCGGAGCGTGTGTTGAGTCAACCATCATTGTCAGGATTGCAG GGACCAACAATAAGCCCAGTTTACTGTACACAAAATGGGAAAGTATCGATTGATTACTATGCCATCGTGATTTGTGTGCCAAAAAAGGCTCTTTACGAGTCTGTGAAGCAACTAAGAGCG GTTGGAGGCAGCGGGGTATTAGTTTCACCTCTTACCTACAT